In Brevibacillus marinus, the genomic window TATTTAATATAACGCATACGAAATAACTAATAAAAGAACTATGACGTAAGTGAATCATGTAGCAATGGAATCAGTACGCAATCGCAACAACCGTGCGCGGAAAAAGGCGGGAGGGAACCTCTCGGACTTGCGCAGCGCGGTTGTTGATCGATGAACGATGAGCGAAAAGAAAGGGGGGGAGATGGTCGGCTTCGGTTCCAGACGACAAAAATGATAGCGCATACATGAAGCCGTCTGGCGGTCCGGCGGCAGACATGTGCGCGGAGAGAAGGCTTGCATACGCGTACATCAACACGTCGCATCCAACCGTCTAAACACAATTGATTAGGCAAGGAGGAATCATCACAGGCATGAATACGCGGTTGATCGGCAGTATCGGCGAAATGGTTAGACAGCAGGCTCGTTTTTACGGCGATAAGCAGTTGCTGATCCAGGGGGAACAGGTTCGCACGTATCGCCAGTACGACGAACGTACCGATCGGTTTGCCGGCGGTTTGCTCGGGCTCGGCTTGCAGCTTGGCGATCGGGTGGCCACCTACCTGAAAAATTCCATTGAATTGCTGGAGGCCTACACGGGCATCGCCAAGGCGGGAGGCGTAACCGTCTGCGTGAACGCGGACCTGACCCCTCGCGAGATCCGCTACATCTTCCAGGATTCGGGAGCCCGCTTCATCATCACGGATGAACAGCATCTGGACCATGTCGAGCAGGTGCTGGCGGATTGTCCCGCTGTCCAGCAGGTGATCGTGGTGGGCAACCCTGGCAGCCACCTCGCGTTCGAGCAGGTATTTGCTGCGCAGCCGGTCGAGCTTCCCGTCCTGGACGGCAGCGACAAGGCGTTCATCATTTACACATCCGGCACGACGGGCATGCCCAAGGGAGCCATCCTCACCCACCGCAACCTGACCTGGGTGGCTGCCGCCTGCGTGGACGCCTTGGGCTTTCGCGCAGACGATACGTTTATCGTTTGCCTGCCGCTGTTCCACTCCTATGCAGTGAACACCTGCTATCTCCAGGTGATCCATACGGGCGCTACCGGGGTGGTGTTGGAGCGCTTTTCCACCAAGGCTGTGCTGGAAGCGATTGAAAAACACCGGGCCACGGTCATGCCGGGCGTGCCCACCATGTTTGCCTATCTGGCGAACTACGCCGAGCGCTCCCGCTACGATACCAGCACGCTGCGCATGGCCGTATCGGCAGGTGCTGTGCTGACGGAAAAGGTGCTGGCGGATTTCCAAGCGGCTTTCGGCGTGAAGATCTACAACGGCTGGGGAAGCACGGAGACCGCCACGTTTGCCACCTTTGACCGGGTCGGCGGTATGCAGCAGCCCGGATCGTGCGGTTTGCCGCTGCCAGGCTGTGCGATTCGCATCGTCGATGAAGAGGGGCGCGACTGCCCGCCTGGTGTCCGCGGCGAGATGCTGGTGCGAGGCCCCAATGTCATGCTGGGGTATCAGAACAAGCCGGACGTGACCCAAGCCACCTTAAAGGACGGCTGGTACCATACGGGAGATGTCGCCTATCTGGATGAAAATGGCTACGTCTTCGTGGTGGACCGGATCAAGGACGTGATCATCTCCGGCGGCTACAACATCGCTCCCAAGGAGGTCGAGGACGTCATCCTGGCGCACCCGGCGGTTCTCGATGTAGCGGTGGTCGGGATCCCTGACGAGGCGAAGGGGCAGGTGATCAAGGCCTTCGTGGTATTGAAGGACGGGCAGACTGCGACAGCCGAAGAATTGCTGGAAGAGTGCCGGGGCAAACTGGCTGCGTACAAACATCCCAAAGCAATCGAATTTTGCCAGAGCTTGCCGAGAACGTCGTCCGGCAAGATTAAGCGCTACATGCTGCGGGAAGGCCTGACCGGTGTCCATTCCTAACCTGTCCACACTGCAAATCGAAGGAGGGAACATATGCGCTCCATCAATGTGAATCGGATGATTGACGAGGCAAAATTTAACCGCTTTCATGCGCTCGTGGTGTTTTGGTGTGCTTATGTCATTATTTTTGACGGTTATGATCTGGGTTTGTTGGGTGCCGTTTTGCCGGTGCTGATGGAGGAATGGTCCTTATCGCCTGTCCAGGCGGGGGCGTTGGGCAGCTACGCGCTGTTCGGCATGGTGTTCGGTTCGCTGATTGGCGGTCCGCTGGCGGACAAAATCGGCCGGAAAAATGTGATCATGTTCTGCGTCGCGTTTTTCAGCTTGTTTACGGTTATGTGCGGATTTGCCAAGGGACCCACGGAGTTTGCCATTTATCGCTTTTTGCTGGGTCTGGGATTGGGCGGCGTTGTGCCGAACGCCGTGGCGTTAACCTCGGAGTACGCGCCGAGATCGCTGCGCAGTTTCTTGACGACCACGATGTTCAGCGGATACGCGGCAGGCGGCGTGCTTGCCGCAGGGCTGGGCATCCTCTTGATCCCCAATTTTGGTTGGCAATCGGTGTTTTTCATCGGGGGAGTGCCTTTGCTCACCCTGCCGTTGATGTACAAGACGCTGCCCGATTCCGTCGAGTTTTTGGTCGTCAAAAAACAAAATGATCGCGTCAGTCAGGTACTGGCGAAAATTAATCCTGCCTATACCCCGCAGCCGAGCGATGTGTACGAAATGGCGCTGCCGCAAGAGACCGGTTTTCCGGTTACGCGGCTGTTCGGCAGGGGGCGGGCGGTCAGTACGCTCATGTTTTGGATCGCATCGTTCCTCTGTTTACTGGTGATTTATGGATTGAATACCTGGCTGCCGAAACTGATGGCAAACGCTGGTTACAATTTGGGCTCCAGCCTGCTGTTCCTGCTGGTGCTGAACTTCGGCGCGATTATGGGCTGCCTGATCGGCGGCTGGGCTTCCGATCGCTGGCGCGGCAAGAAAGTGTTGATCACGTACTTTATCCTGGGCTTCCTCTCCCTCACGCTGCTCGGTTACACAAACCATACACTGGTCCTGTACCTGCTGGTGGCGATCGCGGGAGCATCCACGATTGGCACACAAATTATTCTCTACGCCTACGTCGCTCAGTATTATCCGATGGAGATCCGCTCGACAGGCATCGGCTGGACTACGGGAGTGGGGCGGATGGGGTCCGTCGTCGGCCCGATGCTGGGCGGCTTAATCCTCACCTTGAGTTTGCCGCTGCAGCAGAACTTTCTCGCATTTGCCATTCCCGCCCTCATTTGCGTGTTCGCGATCCTGCTCGTGAAGGAAAGGCACGGGGCACAGCAGGCACTGCGCCTTGATACGGCCAAGAAAGATGGAGAGCTGGAGGTGATCTCGCACTAACCGCCGTATTGCGGGCAGCGATGGCGGAACATTCCGGCGGCGGACCGCTTCTGGAATAAAATGGTTGGATACCTGCTTGACCGGTCGAGCACATTATTAGCAGGAAGGTCAAGGAGGTGAACCGCAACATGGCAAGACGTAACGAACAAGCTCAAAACAATCCGGCCGCTGCCAATGCCGCTGCTCGGGCAGCGCAAAACAATGCTGCTACGGAGTTCGCCGCCGAGACAAACGCAGCTGAGGTCCGCCGTCAAAACCAACAATCTGCTGCCCGCGCTCAAGCGAACAACCAAGCGTCGGAATAAGGTTCACTCCGCGAATACCCCCGCTTCTGGCGGGGTATTTTGCTTTTGTCAGCTTGTTCATCTTTTGCGATAATGGAGGCAGTGAGAAAGGAGCGGAAGCAGATGATCGTCGGCATCGGCAGCGATATCGTGGAAATTGCGCGGATCCAGTCCCTGTTGAAGCGGCAGCCGCGTCTGCGCGACCGCCTGCTTACTGCGCGGGAGCAGGAGTACCTTCCGGCGGGCCCGGAACGGCGCATCGCCGAGTTTGTCGCGGGCCGTTTCGCGGCTAAAGAGGCGGCGGCAAAAGCGCTGGGCACGGGAATTGGCGCGCATGTCGCGTTTGCGGATATCGAAATCATTCCCGACCGGCAGGGCAAGCCATGCCTGTATATCGCGCCGGCCGTACTGGCCGCTTTGTTTCCGCAGTCCCCGCTGCGCCTGCACGTCAGCATCTCGCACAGCCAATCCTACGCGTTGGCCCACGTAGTGATCGAACAACACTAATCCGCCCATCCGCTGTATCCCGTTCGTGCGGGCCGCTCAACCGTAGAACAAACGGCGGTTCCTCACTTGCCAGCACTTACCGGCAGGGCTTCCCTCTACGGCAAATGTTTCGCCACCTCTTTCCGGCCTCTCGGTTCATCCCCGCTGCAATGGCTCCATCGCGTTTTATCATCGATACGACATGTCGAAGAAAGGAGATGTTCATCGAAGCGTGGAATAAGTCTGATGGACGAAGATATCGCAAAAAACGCAAGAACGTGTTTGAGCGAAAACGGAAGGCAGGGCAAGCATCCATGTTGACAGGAGAGATTCGCAACAAAGTCGATAAAATCTGGACCGATATGTGGGCCGGCGGGATCACCAATCCGCTGACGGTCATCGAGCAGCTCACCTATCTGATGTTTATCCGTTCGCTGGACGAGAAAGAGCTGGAGAACGAAAGAATCGAAGCGCTCGGCGGCGGACCGGTGCAGAAAATTTTCCCACCGGATGAGGAAGGGCAGATGATGCGCTGGAGCCAATTCAAGAGCAAAGATCCGCGCATCATTTTCGATATTGTCAAGGACAAGGTGTTTCCGTTTATCAAGTCCATGAATGGGGATCAGAGGACCGCTTTTTCCCGCTATATGGAAGATGCGATCTTTCTGATTCCGACGCCGCAGATCTTGCAGAAGATCATCACCGGGCTGGATGAACTGTACGAACATGACATCAAAGACCTGGACATGCAGGGGGACCTGTATGAATACATGCTGAGCAAGCTGTCCACCGCCGGGCAGAACGGGCAGTTCCGCACGCCGCAGCACATCCGCGAGATGATGGTGCGCCTGCTCGCGCCGACGCCGGAGGACAAAATCTGCGACCCGGCCTGCGGCACAGCGGGCTTTCTGATTTCCGCCGCCAAGTACATCCGCGATACATACGAAGCAAAGATGACCAGCGAGCAGTGGGAACATTACAACAGCACGATGTTTACCGGTTTTGACACCGATCGGACGATGCTGCGCATTTCCGCGATGAACCTGATGCTGCACTCGATTACGCAGCCGCGGATTGACTATGTGGACAGCGTGTCGAAGCAGAACGACATATCGGGGGAATTTGACATCATCCTCGCCAATCCGCCGTTTACCGGCACGATCGACGCGGAGAGCATTCACGACAATCTGAAAACGGTCTGCAACACCAAGAAGACGGAGCTTTTGTTCGTGGCGCTGTTTTTGCGCATGCTGCGCAAGGGCGGACGCTGCGCCTGCATCGTGCCGGACGGCGTGCTGTTCGGCACGACGAAGGCGCACAAGGCGCTGCGCAAGGAACTGGTGGAGAATCACCAGCTGCAAGCGGTGATCTCGATGCCGAGCGGCGTGTTCAAGCCGTATGCGGGCGTGAGCACGGCGGTGCTGGTGTTTACCAAAACCGGCGCGGGCGGCACCGATAAAGTCTGGTTTTACGATATGAAAGCCGACGGTTACTCCCTGGACGACAAACGGACGCCGATTGAAGAAAACGATATTCCCGATATTCTCGCCCGCTACCACAACCTGGAAGGCGAAGTGGACCGCAAGCCGACGGACCAGAGCTTCTTTGTGGACAAGTCCGCCATTGTGGCCAACGACTACGATCTGTCGATCAACCGCTACAAAGAAGTGGTGTACGAAAAGGTAGAATACGACCCGCCGGCGGTGATCCTCGACCGCCTCGAGCAACTGAACCTTGACATTGCTGCGAAGATGCAGGAGTTAAGGGGGCTTATCGGTGAGTAAGTGGGAAAAGGTGAGGCTGGGGGATGTAGGCGAATTTAAGACAGGTGGTACTCCATCCAGAAAAAATCTAAATTACTTCGAAGGGGATATACCTTGGATTACAACTGTTTCTCTTGGAAAAACATTTATTAATGAGACGGATGCTGTTGAATATATAAGCAGTGAGGCGGTTGAAAATAGTTCTACTAAAATCATTTCTCCTAATTCAATAATGATTGGTATTCGCGTTGGTATTGGAAAAGTTTCTATTAATACAGTACCTATGGCTACTAACCAGGATATCGTTTCAATCGAAAATATAGATGAAAACAAAATATATAAACCTTATTTGGTTTATTTCATTAAAAGCTCCAATAACATACTAAACGCCTTAAAGAGGGGGGCAACAATCCAAGGTATTAGCGTTGAAGTATTAAAATCTCTAAACATCCCTCTCCCCCCTCGAGAAACACAAAAACAAATCGCCAAAACCCTTGACACAGCTTCAGAACTTCTTGCCTTGCGCAAGCAGCAGCTTGCTGAGTTGGACAACCTTATCAAGTCTGTTTTTTACGATATGTTTGGGGATCCGGTTGTTAATGAGAAGGGGTGGGAAAAAGGGAAGATAAAAGATTTAGCAGCATCTATTTCTTATGGAACAAGTCAAAAGGCTTCTACAGAAAAGTTATCATACCCGATATTAAGGATGAACAACATTACCTACCAAGGCGAATTAGATCTTTCTGATTTAAAGTATATTGATTTAAGTGATTCAGACAAAGAAAAGTATCTTGTTTATAAAGGGGATTTGTTATTTAACCGAACAAATAGCAGAGAACTTGTTGGAAAAACTGCTGTATTTAGAGAAGATTCACCAATGGCTTTTGCTGGCTATTTAGTTCGTTTGGTACCAAATGAAAAAGGAAATAGTGAATTTATTTCAGCATTTCTAAACTCAACTTACGGAAAAAAACTGCTTTACAAGATGGCCAAAAATATTATTGGAATGGCTAACATTAACGCTAAAGAATTTAGTAATATTGAAATCTATATACCTCCAATCGAACTTCAAAACCAGTTCGCCGACATCGTCAGCAAAATCGAACAACAAAAATTCCTTGTCCGCCAAGCGATTGAGGAGACACAGACGCTGTTCGACAGCTTGATGAGCCAGTATTTTGATTGAAATGGGGAAGAAGTCTCATATCCTCATCCATTATGGTACAATCGTCTTAGCTGCGCTGGGATAACCGTGGGTGCTGCCGCATCCGCAGTTGTTAACATAATCTGGTTGCCGTCTTTTCATTACATTTCATGAAGATTGACATATTACAAGGTGACTGCGATGGCTGCAAATTTTGCTTTCTTGCGGGATCAACCGGAATACGCGCTGTTTGCCGGTGCTTGCATCGAAGCGGAGCGGGTGCTCGCCACCTCGCCGGCGATGGCGGCAGTCGGCTGCCGGAAAGCGCTGGAACTGGCGGTCAAATGGGTCTATTCCGCCGACAACACGATCCGTATGCCTTATAAGGACAATTTGCAATCGCTCATCCATGAGCCTTCTTTCCGGTTTGCGGTGGACAGCCAGACGTGGCAGAAACTCCCCTACATCATCAAACTGGGGAATCTGGCCGTTCATACGGACAAGACCATAGACCGCAGCGAGGCCGTTTTGTCGCTTGCCGCCCTGTTCGAGTTCATCCAATGGCTGGACTACTGCTACGGGGCCAACTACGAAGAACGCACCTTTGATGAGTCTCTGATCCCGGCCGAGGCGGTCGCTCTCGACGAAGAAAAAATCAGGCGGCAGAACAGCCTGCTTGAGCAAAAAGAAGCGGAAATCGAGGCGCTTCGCGCGCAAATCGCGGCGATGAGCGCACAGTTGACGGCGGGCAAGGCGAAGCATCAGGAGGAACGCAGCTTCACGCCGGTGGATCTGTCGGAGTTTTTGACCCGCAAGAAGTACATCGATGTCGATTTGAAGCTGCTCGGCTGGACATTCGGCGAAGACGTTCGCGAGGAAGTTCCGCTCGTTGGCATGCCCAATGGGGAAAGGACGGGCTACGCCGATTACGTCCTGTACGGCAAAGATGGTCTGCCGCTGGCCGTGATTGAAGCGAAACGAGCTTCCAAAGACCCGAAAATCGGCACGCAGCAGGCCAAACTGTACGCGGACTGCCTGGAGCGGATGACCGGCCGCCGTCCGCTGATGTTCATCACGAACGGGTTTGAGACGTACTTCTGGGATGATCTCACCTCGCCGCAGCGCAAGGTCAGCGGCATGTTTGCGCGCTCCGATCTGGAAAAGCTGATGCAGCGCCGCAAAGAGCGAAAGCCGCTCACCCGGATTCCGATTGACGACAAGATCACCGACCGCTATTACCAAAAAGAAGCGGTCCGGGCGGTGTGCGAACACATCGAAGCGGGGCACCGCAAGGCACTGCTGGTGATGGCGACCGGCACAGGCAAAACGCGCACGGCGGCCAGCCTGACCGATGTGTTGTCGCGCGGCGGGTACGTGACCAATATACTGTTCCTCGCCGACCGGATTGCGCTCGTCAAACAGGCGAAGGACAGCTTCAAACACTACCTGCCGGATATGTCGCTCTGCAACCTCTTGGACAACCGGGACGACAAATCGGCGCGGATTGTGTTTTCCACCTATCCGACGATGCTGAATGCGATCGACACGGCCAAGCGCGAGGACGGCAGGCGGCTGTTCACCCCGGCCCACTTTGATCTGATCATCATCGACGAGGCGCACCGCAGCATTTTCAAAAAGTACCGCGCCATTTTCGAGTATTTCGACGCGATCCTCGTGGGCCTGACGGCAACGCCGAAGACCGATGTGGACCGCAACACCTATGAATTTTTTGAAATGGAAAACGGTGTGCCCACCTATGCGTACGAATACGAAACCGCCGTGGAGAAAGACCATGTGCTGGTCCCGTACTACAACATCGAAGTGACGACGAAGTTTTTGCAGCACGGCATCACCTATGACGAGCTCTCCGAGGAAGACAAAGAGCGGTACGAAGAAGATTTCACCGATGAAGACGGCAACATGCCAAACGAGATTCCGGCGCCGGAGCTGAACGAGATCATTTTCAACCAGTCGACCGTCGATATGGTCCTGGAAGACCTGATGACCAAAGGGATCAAGGTGGCAGGCGGGGACCGGATCGGCAAAACGATCATCTTTGCTCAGAATAAACGACATGCGGAGTACATCGTCGAGCGGTTCAACAAGCTGTATCCGCAGTACAAAGGCCATTTTGCCAGGCGCGTCACCTACGATGACAGCTATGCGCTGGAGGTGATCAACGATTTTAAAGTGCCGGACAAAGAACCGCATATCGCTGTTTCCGTGGATATGATGGATACCGGCATCGACGTGCCGGAGATTGTGAACCTCGTCTTTTTCAAGCGCGTCCGATCCAAGGCGAAGTTCTGGCAGATGATCGGGCGAGGGACACGGCTGTGCAAAGATTTGTTCGGCCCCGGAGAGGACAAGACCCATTTTGTGATCTTCGACTATTTGGGTAATTTTGAGTTTTTCCGCCAGCATCAAGAGGGGTTGGAAGCGGCAGGAGCGCCCAGCCTGACGGAAGCGATTTTTGGCAAACGCATCCGCTTGCTCGTTCACCTGCAGCATGCTGAGTTTGCAGCCGAGCCGTACCAGCAGTGGCGGGCCGAACTGGTCGACGCGGTGGTGCAGCAGATCCGGCAGCTCAACCCGGAACTCATCTCGGTCAAATTGAAGCTGGAATACGTGGAAAAATACAAGCATCAAGCGGTGTTCGTCTGCCTCACGGACACGGACAAACACAACCTGATCACGCACCTGGCTCCGCTCGTATACATGGACGAACCGGACGAGTACGCCAAGCGGTTCGACAACCTGATGTACGGCCTGATGCTGGGGATGCTGGAAGGGACGCCGCAGTACAGGCGAAACCGGAAAGAGCTTGCCCAAATCTGCGAGGTTCTGACAAGCCGGGCTACGATTCAGCAAGTGAAGGAGAAGCTGGAGCTGATCCAGACGGTGCGGTCGGAGTCGTTCTGGCAGCAGGCAAGTTTGCTCGATGTGGAGAACATCCGCAGCGAGCTGCGGGAACTGATCAAATTTATTGCCGATGAAGGAAAGGCGAGAACGATTGTCTACACCAATCTGAAGGACGAAGTGCTGCAGGTGAAGGAAGGCGCGGCGCTTGACCAGGCTTACCAGTTTGAGGATTACAAGCTGAAGGTCAACCGCTATATTGAGGAAAACAAAGATCATCTGGCGATTCACAAGCTGCGTCACAACATTCCCCTCACCGCGGCGGATTACGAAAGCCTGGAGCGGATTTTCATCGGCGAGTTGGGCACGGCGGAAGATTACCGGCGCGAGTTCCAAGACACGCCGTTCGGCTTGCTGGTGCGAAAAATCGCCAAACTGGAGTACGAAGCGGCGCTTGCGGCCTTCTCCGAGTTCATCAACGACCAGTCGCTCAACCAGGCGCAGATTGTGTTTGTCAAGAAAGTGATCGATTACATTGCGCAGAACGGCTATATGGAGAACGTCGCCGATCTGACCAAACCGCCCTTCGACAAGCCGCAAAGCATCTTCAAGCTGTTCGACAGCGCCAAGCAGCAGCGGCTTGTGGAGATTCTGAACCAGGTTAAGGAAAATGCGGTGAAGGTGGTCGGGTAGCGGCGTGGATTGCGATTCCAGTGGGAACCTCTGTGGGTTCCCTATTTATTTTCTTATTTTGCGCGAATCGATCATGTGCTGCCACCTTGCCCTCCTTGTCACACTTTCACGGGCGGGCGCATGCCCATGATCCCCGCAAGCTCGCCAAACTTGTCTGCATATTGGGACGAGAATGGACATAGATATATATCGCGTAGAGTAGGAGGGGCTACCTGTTCTGGTTGTACGCACCGGGAAATGCGTCAGCCCGTATCTTTCACACGAGCGGTATCGTATCTGTCTTTGTTCGCGTCTTGGCGCCGCAGCAGGCAACTGGCAGATGCCACAGCAGCTATGATCCGGCACGCTCGGGCTTGCAAATTTCCCTGGAAATAGACAGGGGATCCCTCCTTTGTCGAAACCAGACAAGGAGGAGTTGTTCGATGAAACGGGGAGCTTTATGGTTGGCGATTGTCCTGATCCTTTCCGTTATGACAGCAGGCTGTTTCGGCACCAAGTCGCCAGAAGATGTGATCGGGGAATTGAGCAGTACGCTGGAAAAGATGTCAGGCTACAAGACCAATGCCGTGCTGACCTTGCAGACGGGGTCCACCCCGCAGGAGTACGATGTGGAGGTGTGGTATCAAAAGCCGGCAAACTACCGTGTCGCCCTTACGTCCAAGCAGCGGAACATTACGCAGATCATTTTGCGTAACGATGAAGGCGTGTTTGTGCTGACTCCCCACCTGAACAAAAGCTTCCGCTTCCAAAGCGGCTGGCCGGAAAACAACGGTCCGCTTTACCTGTACGAGACGTTGGTCAGAAGTATTCTGGACGATTCGGAACGGAAGGTGAACATCGACGACAAGCAGTACGTATTTGAAGTGAAGGCGAATTACAGCGGCAATCGCTCCCTGACCAAGCAAAAAATCTGGCTGACCGAAGATTTTAAACCGACACACGCGGAAATCATGGACGGAAACATGAATACAATGGTGGAAATTTCCTTTGCCGATTTTGTGTTCAATCCGCAATTTGACGAGGACGCATTTGACAAAGACCGCAACATGCAGACGGCACTGATGGCGCTCCCCACCTTTGCGCAGGGGAACAAAGAAGAACCGCCCACAGGTTCGTTCGGTGTGATTCACCCGACCTATGTGCCGCAAGGGGTCAAATTGGCGGCTGTGGAACCGGTTGAGCGCGGGGAAGATTACAGTGTGGTGCTGCAGTATGAAGGTGCGTACCAGTACAAACTGCTGGAAGCTCGCCCTACCGCTACGACGGTAAGTTATGATGTGGGAATGCCGGTTAACCTCGGGTTTACCATCGGTGTGCTGACCGGGACAGCCGATCAGCAGCGAATGCTCACCTGGGAACTGGACGGTGTCGAGTTTACACTGGTGGGGAACCTGCCGGAAGATGAGATGGTGAAAATTGCCAACTCGACCTACGGCGTCAGCGGAAAATAAAACGGCGGTTCGCCGCGGCTGGCGTCAATCCGTGGAGGCAGGCCAACCTGCCTCTTTTTTCATGGCCCGCTGTTTGTTGACACGTCGGCCCAAAAAGCGATAAGATACGCATAGTCATGACGTGAGGTGACAGACAGGGGCATGAAAAAACGGGCGGATGATGTTCTGTTCGAGGCAGAAGCCAGCTACAAGGATTTGCTCTTGCGGAAAAACATGAAGCTGCGCATCTGGGAGACGGTGCTGTTTGTGATCGGCATGGTGCTGCTCTCCGTTTTCTTTGAAACGCGCAGCGATGCATTTAAAGTGCTGGCTTTTGTCATCGCCTTCGCTGTAGTCGGTCTATCCCCGTTTCTCTACAAAGCGATTTTGCGCCCCCGTTATACGCTGACGAAATCGCATCTGATCATCTCGATTGCCGGCCAGGAACGCGCGTATCCGCTTTCCGTGGTGGAACAGGTGTACGAGGGCCGAAACGTCTATCGCCTGCAGGGAAAGAAGGAATCTTTGATGATTTCGCGCGAATTCCTCGCCCGGCTGGATGAACGGCTGTTTCTTCTGCAGCGCAAGGGGAAGAGGCGGTGAACGATGAAACCGTATTGTCGTGATACGTGGATTGAAGTGGATTTGGACGCCATTGGCGCCAACGTGCGGGCCTTTCGCGAGCACATTCCCGCCTCCGCGGCCATCATGGCCGTGGTCAAGGCGGACGGATACGGGCACGGCGCCGTTCATGTTGCGCGCGAAGCTTTGGCGAGCGGTGCCGACTCCCTGGCCGTGGCCATGCTGGACGAGGCGCTGGTGCTGCGCCGGGCGGGGATCCAGGCTCCGATTCTGGTACTTGGTTACACCCCGGTCGATGCGGTGCAGCAGGCCATAGAATGGGATGTTGCGCTGACCGTCTACCACGCCAGCTGGGTGGAGGAAGTGGTCCGCTGTTGGCAGCCTGGAGCCGGTTCGCAGCGCTTGGCCGTGCACATCAAGGTGGACACGGGGATGGGGCGTTTGGGGGTGCGGACGGAAGCGGAACTGCGGGAAGTGGCGGAAGCGGTCGCGGCCTCTCCGCTGCTCAGCTGGGAAGGAATCTATACGCATTTCGCCTGTGCGGACGAACCCGATCCCACTCATGTCAAGGGACAGCATCAGCGCTTCCGGGAACTGCTCGATGGACTGCGGGCGCAAGGATTTGCCCTCCCCAAGGTTCACTGCTGCAACAGTGCCGCAGCCACTGTCTTTCCCGAGTGGGCGTATGACGCGATTCGGTTGGGGATCAGCTTGTACGGGCTGGCACCATCCGCCTATTTGCGCCAGCAGGGAATCGTTCGGCTCACGCCCGCCCTTACGCTGAAGACGAAAATCGCCCACGTGAAAACCGCCGATGAGCCGCTCACGATTAGCTATGGCGCCACCTATACGGCCAAGCCGGGGGAACAGATCGCCACGCTGCCGATCGGCTATGCGGACGGTTTTTCCCGCCTGCTGTCCAACCGTGGCACGGCACTGCACAACGGTCGGCGGGTTCCCATCGTCGGCAGGGTGTGCATGGATCAGACGATGGTGCGGATTGACGCGGGCGACGCGCGCGTCGGCGATGAGGTCGTCCTGTACGGCCGGCAGGGCAGCGAAGAGATCACCCTGGACGAAGTGGCGGAGCTTTTGGGAACGATCAATTACGAAGTTGCTTGCATGTTGAACTACCGCATTCCGCGCGTTTATCGGAAAAACGGACGAATTGTCGATTTTTGTCACCGAATTCACAACAAGTG contains:
- a CDS encoding class I adenylate-forming enzyme family protein, producing the protein MNTRLIGSIGEMVRQQARFYGDKQLLIQGEQVRTYRQYDERTDRFAGGLLGLGLQLGDRVATYLKNSIELLEAYTGIAKAGGVTVCVNADLTPREIRYIFQDSGARFIITDEQHLDHVEQVLADCPAVQQVIVVGNPGSHLAFEQVFAAQPVELPVLDGSDKAFIIYTSGTTGMPKGAILTHRNLTWVAAACVDALGFRADDTFIVCLPLFHSYAVNTCYLQVIHTGATGVVLERFSTKAVLEAIEKHRATVMPGVPTMFAYLANYAERSRYDTSTLRMAVSAGAVLTEKVLADFQAAFGVKIYNGWGSTETATFATFDRVGGMQQPGSCGLPLPGCAIRIVDEEGRDCPPGVRGEMLVRGPNVMLGYQNKPDVTQATLKDGWYHTGDVAYLDENGYVFVVDRIKDVIISGGYNIAPKEVEDVILAHPAVLDVAVVGIPDEAKGQVIKAFVVLKDGQTATAEELLEECRGKLAAYKHPKAIEFCQSLPRTSSGKIKRYMLREGLTGVHS
- a CDS encoding MFS transporter; the encoded protein is MRSINVNRMIDEAKFNRFHALVVFWCAYVIIFDGYDLGLLGAVLPVLMEEWSLSPVQAGALGSYALFGMVFGSLIGGPLADKIGRKNVIMFCVAFFSLFTVMCGFAKGPTEFAIYRFLLGLGLGGVVPNAVALTSEYAPRSLRSFLTTTMFSGYAAGGVLAAGLGILLIPNFGWQSVFFIGGVPLLTLPLMYKTLPDSVEFLVVKKQNDRVSQVLAKINPAYTPQPSDVYEMALPQETGFPVTRLFGRGRAVSTLMFWIASFLCLLVIYGLNTWLPKLMANAGYNLGSSLLFLLVLNFGAIMGCLIGGWASDRWRGKKVLITYFILGFLSLTLLGYTNHTLVLYLLVAIAGASTIGTQIILYAYVAQYYPMEIRSTGIGWTTGVGRMGSVVGPMLGGLILTLSLPLQQNFLAFAIPALICVFAILLVKERHGAQQALRLDTAKKDGELEVISH
- a CDS encoding gamma-type small acid-soluble spore protein; translation: MNRNMARRNEQAQNNPAAANAAARAAQNNAATEFAAETNAAEVRRQNQQSAARAQANNQASE
- the acpS gene encoding holo-ACP synthase gives rise to the protein MIVGIGSDIVEIARIQSLLKRQPRLRDRLLTAREQEYLPAGPERRIAEFVAGRFAAKEAAAKALGTGIGAHVAFADIEIIPDRQGKPCLYIAPAVLAALFPQSPLRLHVSISHSQSYALAHVVIEQH
- a CDS encoding type I restriction-modification system subunit M encodes the protein MLTGEIRNKVDKIWTDMWAGGITNPLTVIEQLTYLMFIRSLDEKELENERIEALGGGPVQKIFPPDEEGQMMRWSQFKSKDPRIIFDIVKDKVFPFIKSMNGDQRTAFSRYMEDAIFLIPTPQILQKIITGLDELYEHDIKDLDMQGDLYEYMLSKLSTAGQNGQFRTPQHIREMMVRLLAPTPEDKICDPACGTAGFLISAAKYIRDTYEAKMTSEQWEHYNSTMFTGFDTDRTMLRISAMNLMLHSITQPRIDYVDSVSKQNDISGEFDIILANPPFTGTIDAESIHDNLKTVCNTKKTELLFVALFLRMLRKGGRCACIVPDGVLFGTTKAHKALRKELVENHQLQAVISMPSGVFKPYAGVSTAVLVFTKTGAGGTDKVWFYDMKADGYSLDDKRTPIEENDIPDILARYHNLEGEVDRKPTDQSFFVDKSAIVANDYDLSINRYKEVVYEKVEYDPPAVILDRLEQLNLDIAAKMQELRGLIGE
- a CDS encoding restriction endonuclease subunit S, whose product is MSKWEKVRLGDVGEFKTGGTPSRKNLNYFEGDIPWITTVSLGKTFINETDAVEYISSEAVENSSTKIISPNSIMIGIRVGIGKVSINTVPMATNQDIVSIENIDENKIYKPYLVYFIKSSNNILNALKRGATIQGISVEVLKSLNIPLPPRETQKQIAKTLDTASELLALRKQQLAELDNLIKSVFYDMFGDPVVNEKGWEKGKIKDLAASISYGTSQKASTEKLSYPILRMNNITYQGELDLSDLKYIDLSDSDKEKYLVYKGDLLFNRTNSRELVGKTAVFREDSPMAFAGYLVRLVPNEKGNSEFISAFLNSTYGKKLLYKMAKNIIGMANINAKEFSNIEIYIPPIELQNQFADIVSKIEQQKFLVRQAIEETQTLFDSLMSQYFD